One Podarcis raffonei isolate rPodRaf1 chromosome 3, rPodRaf1.pri, whole genome shotgun sequence genomic region harbors:
- the FUT9 gene encoding 4-galactosyl-N-acetylglucosaminide 3-alpha-L-fucosyltransferase 9 isoform X3 → MTSSPKGIFRPFLFIFIVLGCFMACLLIYIKPTNSWISGPIESASSVLKMKNFFSTKNDYINETTILIWVWPFGQTFDLKFCPTFNIHGCHLTTDRTLYNQSHAVLIHHRDISWDLTNLPQQPRPPFQKWIWMNLESPTHTPQKSGIEHLFNLTLTYRRDSDIQVPYGFMVVSTSSFPFEMPNKERLVCWVVSNWNPEHARVKYYNELSKYLEIHTYGQAFGDYVSDKNLIPTISACKFYLSFENSIHRDYITEKLYNAFLAGSVPVVLGPPRENYENYIPASSFIHVEDFLSPRDLSEYLLLLDKNDKLYVSYFDWRKDFSVHLPRFWESHACLACDHVKRHQEYRSVGNLEKWFWN, encoded by the coding sequence ATGACATCATCACCCAAAGGAATTTTCCGGCCATTTCTATTTATCTTCATTGTGCTGGGATGCTTCATGGCATGTCTGCTTATTTATATCAAACCGACAAACAGCTGGATATCTGGTCCTATTGAATCAGCCAGCTCTGTTCTAAAAATGAAGAACTTCTTCTCCACCAAAAATGATTATATCAATGAGACAACTATTCTGATATGGGTATGGCCGTTTGGCCAGACATTTGATCTGAAATTCTGCCCAACATTTAACATCCACGGGTGCCATCTGACTACAGACCGCACACTATATAACCAGTCTCATGCCGTTCTTATTCACCACAGAGATATCAGTTGGGATCTGACTAATTTACCTCAGCAACCTAGGCCGCCATTTCAAAAATGGATCTGGATGAACTTGGAATCACCAACACACACTCCACAAAAGAGTGGGATTGAGCATCTATTCAATTTGACCCTCACTTATCGTCGAGATTCAGACATTCAAGTGCCTTATGGCTTTATGGTAGTTAGCACAAGCTCCTTTCCATTTGAAATGCCGAATAAAGAAAGACTGGTGTGTTGGGTGGTGAGTAACTGGAACCCAGAGCATGCTAGGGTCAAATATTATAATGAACTAAGTAAATACCTTGAGATCCATACCTATGGGCAAGCATTTGGAGACTATGTGAGTGATAAAAATTTGATCCCAACCATCTCCGCTTGTAAGTTTTACCTTTCCTTTGAGAATTCTATCCACAGAGACTATATCACAGAGAAACTTTACAATGCTTTTCTTGCTGGATCTGTGCCAGTCGTTCTAGGTCCTCCTAGAGAAAACTATGAGAATTACATCCCTGCTAGTTCTTTCATTCACGTGGAGGATTTTCTCTCTCCAAGGGACCTCTCAGAGTATCTTCTTTTGCTCGACAAAAATGATAAACTGTATGTTAGCTACTTCGACTGGAGGAAGGATTTTTCAGTGCACCTTCCTCGGTTTTGGGAATCACATGCATGCCTTGCCTGTGACCATGTAAAAAGACACCAGGAATACAGGTCAGTTGGCAATTTAGAAAAATGGTTTTGGAATTAA